Proteins encoded by one window of Anguilla rostrata isolate EN2019 chromosome 9, ASM1855537v3, whole genome shotgun sequence:
- the alcama gene encoding CD166 antigen homolog A isoform X1, producing the protein MHSAAYYVGAIIISAVFIQASGLDPIVALYGQMIEVPCSNGAVMLENPQLVKWKYDEDDGSPGAILTKGRDPEDVKILATNSYKDRASIAANASLLIAGATLEDEKVFTCMVVTSTDIKEFPVSVEVHKRPLPPQIKDKVKELENDKLTTLGECIAQDAHPPAEVVWSKNGLPLVDDGKTIIITVEKTKDPATGLSSTSSKLQYAAAKADVDSEFTCTVKHVLGANQTSEPLTFSIHYPTERVELEVISNGPIKEGDNVTLKCSADGNPPPTRFNFLLKDQKVTVDDSDTHTLLAVTRDTTGEYKCSLADDDNLQDAKNVTVNFLDISLDPSGKIVRTVGESLAVTVQMNSSGDVKVSWTKDKDKLVQQPKFDSLKYSDAGAYVCEFSTAGIKQSRSFQLVVQGQPTIMKISKARSEDGQHKVLTCEAEGSPEPSVQWSINGTNEQSSYENGKLTHKITVVPTGNLTVSCMVSNELGEDVKYIDVSSLFEDDEKNGKGKAEEGDDQAKLIVGIVIGLILAAAVMGLVYWVYMKKSRQGSWKTGEKESGTSEESKKLEENNHKAEV; encoded by the exons CGAGCGGTTTGGATCCCATCGTTGCGCTGTATGGACAGATGATCGAAGTACCTTGCAGCAATGGAGCAGTGATGTTGGAGAACCCTCAGCTCGTAAAATGGAAATAC GACGAGGACGACGGCAGCCCCGGCGCTATTCTGACCAAAGGCAGGGACCCGGAGGACGTGAAAATCCTAGCCACCAACAGCTACAAGGACCGAGCGAGCATCGCGGCCAACGCTAGCCTGCTCATTGCCGGCGCCACCCTGGAGGACGAGAAGGTGTTCACCTGCATGGTGGTCACCTCCACGGACATCAAGGAGTTTCCCGTTAGCGTGGAGGTCCACA AGAGACCATTGCCACCACAGATCAAAGACAAGGTTAAAGAACTAGAAAATGACAAACTGACCACG cttggGGAGTGTATCGCTCAAGATGCTCACCCTCCAGCTGAAGTCGTATGGTCCAAGAATGGCCTGCCGTTGGTTGATGATGGGAAAA CTATCATAATCACGGTGGAGAAGACGAAGGACCCCGCCACCGGCctctccagcacctcctccaaGCTGCAGTACGCCGCGGCCAAGGCCGACGTGGACTCGGAGTTCACTTGCACTGTGAAGCACGTACTGGGGGCCAACCAAACCTCCGAGCCCCTGACCTTCAGCATTCACT ACCCCACAGAGAGGGTGGAGCTTGAGGTGATCAGCAACGGGCCCATCAAGGAGGGCGACAACGTGACTCTGAAATGCAGCGCCGATGGAAACCCGCCCCCCACCCGCTTCAACTTCCTCCTGAAG GACCAGAAAGTGACCGTGGACGATTCGGACACGCACACCCTGCTCGCCGTCACGCGTGACACCACGGGCGAATACAAGTGCTCGCTGGCCGACGACGACAACCTGCAGGACGCCAAGAACGTCACCGTGAACT tcCTGGACATCAGTCTGGACCCCTCAGGGAAGATTGTGAGGACAGTCGGGGAGAGCTTGGCGGTGACAGTGCAGATGAACAGCTCTGGAGACGTCAAGGTTTCTTGGACCAAG GACAAAGACAAGCTGGTCCAGCAGCCCAAGTTTGACAGCCTGAAGTACAGCGACGCCGGAGCCTACGTGTGCGAGTTCTCCACGGCAGGGATTAAACAGAGCAGGTCCTTCCAGCTGGTGGTGCAAG GCCAGCCCACGATCATGAAGATCAGCAAAGCCCGCAGCGAGGACGGCCAGCACAAGGTCCTGACGTGCGAGGCGGAAGGGTCCCCCGAGCCCAGCGTGCAGTGGAGCATCAACGGCACCAAC GAACAGAGCTCCTACGAGAACGGCAAGCTCACGCACAAGATCACCGTGGTGCCCACGGGAAACCTCACCGTGTCCTGCATGGTGTCCAACGAGCTGGGGGAGGACGTCAAGTACATAGACGTGTCGTCTC TATTTGAGGACGACGAAAAGAACGGTAAAG GCAAGGCGGAGGAAGGAGACGACCAGGCCAAGCTAATCGTGGGCATCGTGATCGGGCTGATCCTGGCTGCTGCGGTCATGGGTCTGGTCTACTGGGTGTACATGAAAAAGTCCAG ACAAGGCAGCTGGAAAACGGGAGAGAAGGAGTCTGGGACCTCAGAGGAGAGCAAGAAGCTGGAGGAGAACAATCACAAGGCGGAGGTGTAG
- the alcama gene encoding CD166 antigen homolog A isoform X3, whose product MIEVPCSNGAVMLENPQLVKWKYDEDDGSPGAILTKGRDPEDVKILATNSYKDRASIAANASLLIAGATLEDEKVFTCMVVTSTDIKEFPVSVEVHKRPLPPQIKDKVKELENDKLTTLGECIAQDAHPPAEVVWSKNGLPLVDDGKTIIITVEKTKDPATGLSSTSSKLQYAAAKADVDSEFTCTVKHVLGANQTSEPLTFSIHYPTERVELEVISNGPIKEGDNVTLKCSADGNPPPTRFNFLLKDQKVTVDDSDTHTLLAVTRDTTGEYKCSLADDDNLQDAKNVTVNFLDISLDPSGKIVRTVGESLAVTVQMNSSGDVKVSWTKDKDKLVQQPKFDSLKYSDAGAYVCEFSTAGIKQSRSFQLVVQGQPTIMKISKARSEDGQHKVLTCEAEGSPEPSVQWSINGTNEQSSYENGKLTHKITVVPTGNLTVSCMVSNELGEDVKYIDVSSLFEDDEKNGKGKAEEGDDQAKLIVGIVIGLILAAAVMGLVYWVYMKKSRQGSWKTGEKESGTSEESKKLEENNHKAEV is encoded by the exons ATGATCGAAGTACCTTGCAGCAATGGAGCAGTGATGTTGGAGAACCCTCAGCTCGTAAAATGGAAATAC GACGAGGACGACGGCAGCCCCGGCGCTATTCTGACCAAAGGCAGGGACCCGGAGGACGTGAAAATCCTAGCCACCAACAGCTACAAGGACCGAGCGAGCATCGCGGCCAACGCTAGCCTGCTCATTGCCGGCGCCACCCTGGAGGACGAGAAGGTGTTCACCTGCATGGTGGTCACCTCCACGGACATCAAGGAGTTTCCCGTTAGCGTGGAGGTCCACA AGAGACCATTGCCACCACAGATCAAAGACAAGGTTAAAGAACTAGAAAATGACAAACTGACCACG cttggGGAGTGTATCGCTCAAGATGCTCACCCTCCAGCTGAAGTCGTATGGTCCAAGAATGGCCTGCCGTTGGTTGATGATGGGAAAA CTATCATAATCACGGTGGAGAAGACGAAGGACCCCGCCACCGGCctctccagcacctcctccaaGCTGCAGTACGCCGCGGCCAAGGCCGACGTGGACTCGGAGTTCACTTGCACTGTGAAGCACGTACTGGGGGCCAACCAAACCTCCGAGCCCCTGACCTTCAGCATTCACT ACCCCACAGAGAGGGTGGAGCTTGAGGTGATCAGCAACGGGCCCATCAAGGAGGGCGACAACGTGACTCTGAAATGCAGCGCCGATGGAAACCCGCCCCCCACCCGCTTCAACTTCCTCCTGAAG GACCAGAAAGTGACCGTGGACGATTCGGACACGCACACCCTGCTCGCCGTCACGCGTGACACCACGGGCGAATACAAGTGCTCGCTGGCCGACGACGACAACCTGCAGGACGCCAAGAACGTCACCGTGAACT tcCTGGACATCAGTCTGGACCCCTCAGGGAAGATTGTGAGGACAGTCGGGGAGAGCTTGGCGGTGACAGTGCAGATGAACAGCTCTGGAGACGTCAAGGTTTCTTGGACCAAG GACAAAGACAAGCTGGTCCAGCAGCCCAAGTTTGACAGCCTGAAGTACAGCGACGCCGGAGCCTACGTGTGCGAGTTCTCCACGGCAGGGATTAAACAGAGCAGGTCCTTCCAGCTGGTGGTGCAAG GCCAGCCCACGATCATGAAGATCAGCAAAGCCCGCAGCGAGGACGGCCAGCACAAGGTCCTGACGTGCGAGGCGGAAGGGTCCCCCGAGCCCAGCGTGCAGTGGAGCATCAACGGCACCAAC GAACAGAGCTCCTACGAGAACGGCAAGCTCACGCACAAGATCACCGTGGTGCCCACGGGAAACCTCACCGTGTCCTGCATGGTGTCCAACGAGCTGGGGGAGGACGTCAAGTACATAGACGTGTCGTCTC TATTTGAGGACGACGAAAAGAACGGTAAAG GCAAGGCGGAGGAAGGAGACGACCAGGCCAAGCTAATCGTGGGCATCGTGATCGGGCTGATCCTGGCTGCTGCGGTCATGGGTCTGGTCTACTGGGTGTACATGAAAAAGTCCAG ACAAGGCAGCTGGAAAACGGGAGAGAAGGAGTCTGGGACCTCAGAGGAGAGCAAGAAGCTGGAGGAGAACAATCACAAGGCGGAGGTGTAG
- the alcama gene encoding CD166 antigen homolog A isoform X2 produces the protein MHSAAYYVGAIIISAVFIQASGLDPIVALYGQMIEVPCSNGAVMLENPQLVKWKYDEDDGSPGAILTKGRDPEDVKILATNSYKDRASIAANASLLIAGATLEDEKVFTCMVVTSTDIKEFPVSVEVHKRPLPPQIKDKVKELENDKLTTLGECIAQDAHPPAEVVWSKNGLPLVDDGKTIIITVEKTKDPATGLSSTSSKLQYAAAKADVDSEFTCTVKHVLGANQTSEPLTFSIHYPTERVELEVISNGPIKEGDNVTLKCSADGNPPPTRFNFLLKDQKVTVDDSDTHTLLAVTRDTTGEYKCSLADDDNLQDAKNVTVNFLDISLDPSGKIVRTVGESLAVTVQMNSSGDVKVSWTKDKDKLVQQPKFDSLKYSDAGAYVCEFSTAGIKQSRSFQLVVQGQPTIMKISKARSEDGQHKVLTCEAEGSPEPSVQWSINGTNEQSSYENGKLTHKITVVPTGNLTVSCMVSNELGEDVKYIDVSSRKAEEGDDQAKLIVGIVIGLILAAAVMGLVYWVYMKKSRQGSWKTGEKESGTSEESKKLEENNHKAEV, from the exons CGAGCGGTTTGGATCCCATCGTTGCGCTGTATGGACAGATGATCGAAGTACCTTGCAGCAATGGAGCAGTGATGTTGGAGAACCCTCAGCTCGTAAAATGGAAATAC GACGAGGACGACGGCAGCCCCGGCGCTATTCTGACCAAAGGCAGGGACCCGGAGGACGTGAAAATCCTAGCCACCAACAGCTACAAGGACCGAGCGAGCATCGCGGCCAACGCTAGCCTGCTCATTGCCGGCGCCACCCTGGAGGACGAGAAGGTGTTCACCTGCATGGTGGTCACCTCCACGGACATCAAGGAGTTTCCCGTTAGCGTGGAGGTCCACA AGAGACCATTGCCACCACAGATCAAAGACAAGGTTAAAGAACTAGAAAATGACAAACTGACCACG cttggGGAGTGTATCGCTCAAGATGCTCACCCTCCAGCTGAAGTCGTATGGTCCAAGAATGGCCTGCCGTTGGTTGATGATGGGAAAA CTATCATAATCACGGTGGAGAAGACGAAGGACCCCGCCACCGGCctctccagcacctcctccaaGCTGCAGTACGCCGCGGCCAAGGCCGACGTGGACTCGGAGTTCACTTGCACTGTGAAGCACGTACTGGGGGCCAACCAAACCTCCGAGCCCCTGACCTTCAGCATTCACT ACCCCACAGAGAGGGTGGAGCTTGAGGTGATCAGCAACGGGCCCATCAAGGAGGGCGACAACGTGACTCTGAAATGCAGCGCCGATGGAAACCCGCCCCCCACCCGCTTCAACTTCCTCCTGAAG GACCAGAAAGTGACCGTGGACGATTCGGACACGCACACCCTGCTCGCCGTCACGCGTGACACCACGGGCGAATACAAGTGCTCGCTGGCCGACGACGACAACCTGCAGGACGCCAAGAACGTCACCGTGAACT tcCTGGACATCAGTCTGGACCCCTCAGGGAAGATTGTGAGGACAGTCGGGGAGAGCTTGGCGGTGACAGTGCAGATGAACAGCTCTGGAGACGTCAAGGTTTCTTGGACCAAG GACAAAGACAAGCTGGTCCAGCAGCCCAAGTTTGACAGCCTGAAGTACAGCGACGCCGGAGCCTACGTGTGCGAGTTCTCCACGGCAGGGATTAAACAGAGCAGGTCCTTCCAGCTGGTGGTGCAAG GCCAGCCCACGATCATGAAGATCAGCAAAGCCCGCAGCGAGGACGGCCAGCACAAGGTCCTGACGTGCGAGGCGGAAGGGTCCCCCGAGCCCAGCGTGCAGTGGAGCATCAACGGCACCAAC GAACAGAGCTCCTACGAGAACGGCAAGCTCACGCACAAGATCACCGTGGTGCCCACGGGAAACCTCACCGTGTCCTGCATGGTGTCCAACGAGCTGGGGGAGGACGTCAAGTACATAGACGTGTCGTCTC GCAAGGCGGAGGAAGGAGACGACCAGGCCAAGCTAATCGTGGGCATCGTGATCGGGCTGATCCTGGCTGCTGCGGTCATGGGTCTGGTCTACTGGGTGTACATGAAAAAGTCCAG ACAAGGCAGCTGGAAAACGGGAGAGAAGGAGTCTGGGACCTCAGAGGAGAGCAAGAAGCTGGAGGAGAACAATCACAAGGCGGAGGTGTAG